In Oncorhynchus keta strain PuntledgeMale-10-30-2019 unplaced genomic scaffold, Oket_V2 Un_contig_5214_pilon_pilon, whole genome shotgun sequence, the following proteins share a genomic window:
- the LOC127925168 gene encoding YLP motif-containing protein 1-like: MVKLPPKVKVSLPPKLKVSLPPKLKVSLPPKLKVSLPPKLKVSLPPKLKVSLPPSQAESETPSQAEGETPSQAEGETPSLPS; this comes from the exons ATGGTGAAACTCCCTCCCAAGGTGAAGGTGAGTCTCCCTCCCAAGCTGAAGGTGAGTCTCCCTCCCAAGCTGAAGGTGAGTCTCCCTCCCAAGCTGAAG GTGAGTCTCCCTCCCAAGCTGAAGGTGAGTCTCCCTCCCAAG ctGAAGGtgagtctccctccctcccaagctGAAAGTGAAACTCCCTCCCAAGCTGAAGGTGAAACTCCCTCCCAAGCTGAAG GtgaaactccctccctcccaagcTGA